One window of Aspergillus oryzae RIB40 DNA, chromosome 3 genomic DNA carries:
- a CDS encoding DUF3433 domain-containing protein (predicted protein) gives MSWDLKKRKLQALWSHINTRSKKVPAWVMNARFPLTVCVLCIGSQFFTARHGSSSQAKGWRPFTLRPIYLTFLACLMFLMLLILEGLRRYTVLYGGLVFLEATEEVSSAQSFAYNYIPIIVALILVTLWSLVDFDVLRLEPYFQLARPEGVPASVLFINYNFGQTFVTPFTSAKRGHWVALLVSIVTVLIRMFLPALQSTLLELREVTVISNEQMKTWPELVDLGTQANWIAAQERSSFDSANSAVASSTNSLQKSRSPDFAVPPVQIPTNDRRESTVWKVNQTIYWSQLACHDLATNDALPVTINQTDVEHPILSWNVTGLPLVNGTNQDCSLDFQYDSIFYPETDFLQVRYWEPVWTTDTFDSGDVRKAFRPRGCDPFDLYGVLLSVNATTAPADAISSLGSQYTSSATMFACDIEYHKATAEICMHANSSITSVRVIANTTTNLTNQEFNIDEFQGLLSHRAPYTSDVLFMQYNDTMGDLTVTELAVISQDVDDLEPMPVLDTATVMEQGEFEEKTKRVVIQAFVLTMGRLFNPDIPPATVSAVRFAHSVTIAVVSFAATLSEAILFLCTVVALALLYFYQRRPNILQSDPGSIGAMCSMVTDLFSPSNILGNAQSDFHQLSTRQLRMRLRNFRLYWQEGPMGRRVELVSVDGENHGKY, from the coding sequence ATGTCCTGggatttgaagaagaggaagctgcAAGCGCTGTGGTCGCACATTAACACAAGGAGTAAGAAAGTTCCCGCATGGGTCATGAATGCCCGGTTCCCGCTAACAGTGTGTGTATTATGCATAGGATCCCAATTCTTCACTGCTCGTCATGGATCGTCCTCCCAAGCGAAAGGGTGGCGTCCCTTCACCCTGCGCCCGATCTACCTCACCTTCCTCGCATGTTTGATGTTTTTGATGTTGCTGATCTTGGAGGGTTTGCGGCGCTATACGGTGTTGTACGGAGGACTGGTCTTTCTGGAAGCAACGGAGGAAGTGTCCAGTGCCCAGTCGTTTGCCTACAACTATATCCCCATTATCGTCGCCCTCATACTTGTTACCCTATGGTCTCTCGTCGACTTCGATGTCCTGCGTCTCGAGCCGTATTTCCAGCTGGCCCGACCGGAGGGCGTTCCGGCCTCCGTGCTCTTTATCAACTACAACTTCGGTCAAACCTTCGTTACGCCATTTACCTCAGCCAAACGAGGTCACTGGGTGGCCCTATTGGTATCGATTGTAACCGTCCTCATTCGCATGTTCCTCCCCGCTCTGCAGAGTACACTTTTGGAACTGCGCGAGGTCACCGTGATCTCCAATGAGCAGATGAAGACCTGGCCGGAGCTAGTGGACTTGGGCACCCAGGCTAATTGGATCGCCGCCCAGGAACGGAGCAGTTTCGATTCCGCAAACTCTGCCGTTGCTTCAAGTACCAATAGTCTACAGAAATCACGATCCCCCGACTTTGCCGTGCCGCCCGTGCAAATTCCGACAAATGACCGACGGGAAAGCACTGTGTGGAAAGTCAACCAAACCATTTATTGGTCGCAATTAGCCTGTCATGACTTGGCGACAAATGATGCGTTACCGGTGACGATCAATCAAACCGACGTGGAACACCCGATCCTTTCGTGGAACGTGACTGGGTTGCCCCTGGTCAACGGGACGAACCAGGATTGCTCGTTGGACTTTCAATACGATAGCATTTTCTACCCGGAGACTGACTTTCTTCAAGTGCGTTACTGGGAGCCCGTGTGGACGACCGATACCTTTGACTCAGGCGATGTGCGAAAAGCATTCCGTCCCCGTGGTTGTGACCCGTTCGATCTGTACGGCGTTCTGTTATCCGTCAATGCAACGACGGCTCCTGCCGACGCGATCAGCTCCCTGGGCTCCCAATATACTTCGTCGGCAACCATGTTTGCTTGCGATATCGAGTACCACAAAGCCACGGCGGAGATCTGCATGCATGCGAATAGTTCTATCACGTCGGTGCGTGTCATTGCaaataccaccaccaatctGACCAACCAGGAGTTCAATATCGACGAGTTTCAGGGCCTCCTCTCTCATCGCGCACCCTACACGAGTGATGTACTTTTCATGCAGTATAACGACACAATGGGTGACCTCACCGTGACCGAACTTGCGGTCATCAGTCAGGACGTGGATGACTTGGAGCCCATGCCTGTTCTGGATACCGCGACAGTCATGGAGCAAGGGGAGTTCGAAGAAAAAACCAAGCGGGTGGTCATTCAAGCCTTTGTGCTGACCATGGGGCGTTTGTTTAATCCGGATATACCTCCCGCGACCGTCTCCGCCGTCCGCTTCGCACACTCAGTCACTATTGCCGTCGTTTCGTTCGCAGCGACCTTGTCGGAGgccattctcttcttgtgCACCGTTGTGGCTCTTGCCTTACTATATTTCTACCAGCGCCGGCCCAACATCCTTCAAAGCGACCCTGGCTCCATTGGGGCGATGTGTAGCATGGTTACGGACTTGTTTTCCCCGTCGAATATTCTCGGTAATGCGCAGTCCGATTTCCATCAGCTTTCGACTCGTCAACTGCGGATGCGTCTTCGAAATTTCCGACTCTACTGGCAGGAAGGACCGATGGGAAGACGCGTGGAACTAGTCTCGGTGGACGGTGAGAATCATGGTAAGTACTAG